Below is a genomic region from Desulfobacter sp..
ACCGCCAATGCGGCCAAAAGCCGGTTTCTGGCAACCATGAGTCATGAGATCAGAACGCCCATGAACGGTGTCATGGGAATGAACCGGCTGCTTTTGGACACCGCCCTGACCTCTGAACAGGCCGGGTATGCCATGGCAGCGAAGGAGAGTAGCGAATCCCTGCTGACCCTGATCAATGATATTCTTGATTTTTCAGAAATAGAAGCCGGAAAAATGGATTTGGAAGAGGTTGAGTTTAACCTTCACACTCTGTTGAATAATTTTATTTATACCATGGGATATCGGGCCCGTGGGAAAAAACTTCAGCTTATATTTGAACCGGATTCTAAAAATCCTGTTTTTGTCAAGGGCGATCCGGGCCGCCTGCGACAGGTCTTGACCAATCTTGTGGACAATGCCATTAAATTTACCCCAAAGGGCCATATCCGGGTGGGCACAAAACTCCAAAGCCAAACTGCGACCCACCTTGAGATGAAGTTCACCATCCAGGATACTGGCATTGGTATCCCCCAAGAAAAGCAGGGGATGCTGTTCAAGGATTTTACCCAGGTGGACTCTTCTGATTCCAGAAAATACGGGGGAACAGGCCTGGGGCTTGCCATCTGCAAACAATTAACAGAACTCATGGGCGGATCTATTCAGGTCAAGAGTGAAGAAAAAAAAGGCGCTTTGTTTTCTTTTACAATTCAGTTGAAAGCATCTCACCCAAAGCCCTCCTTTAAATCTCCCGATGGGGTGGTCGGATTTAAGGTGTTGGTCATGGACCCTGTTGGCCACTCGGGCAAACTCATGAAGCAGACCCTTGAATCCTGGTCTTTGCCTGTATGTCTAACCCAGGATGCTGCCGGGGGGATTGAAGCTCTAAAAGAGGCTGCTGCCGCAGGTGAGCCCTTTGAGCTTGTCATTTTTGATCCTGACCTTCCTGATATGGACGGCCATGCCCTGGTGAGCATCCTCAAACAAGTGCACGAGATTTCCACGCTTTCCCTGGTGGTTGTCTCTGCCGCGGGACAGCGGGGCGATGCTGTTTTATATCATGAGATGGGGGTATCTGCTTATTTTACCCGGCCTGTTATCAATTCCGACCTGTACAATTGCCTGGTCATGATCAAAGAGCAGAAGGAGAAAACAAAAGCAGATCCTTCCGGCCTGATCACCCGTCACAGCCTTCAGACCCGTAAAAATGCCCGGTATAAGCTGTTGCTGGTGGAAGACCACCCCATCAATCAGCAGGTGGCAAAAGGAATGCTCAAAAAGTTGGGATATGATGCCGACCTTGTTTTTGACGGGGCCCAGGCTGTCCGGGCGCTGAAGGAAACCTCATACACCCTGGTGCTCATGGACGTTCAAATGCCGGTCATGGGCGGATTTGAAGCCACCCGGATCATCCGGGAATCTTCTCCTGGCATTTTGAATCCTGATATCCCCATTATTGCCATGACAGCCAATGCCATGGCAGAAGACCGGCAAAAATGCCTGGATGCCGGCATGGATGATTATATCCCCAAACCCATCCGGCCTGAAATGCTCTCTGCGGTTCTTGAAAAATGGATTTCAAAAGTCCCGTCCTAACGGATTTCTTTTTGTATCTTTACAAGAATCTCCATGAATATTGATTCCTTGCATTGATTTATGATACAAGTGCGCCAAATCAATAACCCGAAAATGAGCAGGAATCAGCAAACTTAGGGGGATGGCCCCCTCTTTTTTTGCCATTAAAAAAATATGACAATTCAATCTGTTTTACACAAGATCATTTCCCAGGTCGGAAGATCTGGATTTATTACAGAATCCAATGGGGAAATCTTTTTTTCCGAAGAAAAAACAATTTCCCTTCCCTTATCTGCCAACCAGGCGTTTTTGCCTGGGATTGCGCCCCAGGACCTCGGAGATTCGGAGTTTAAAAAGCGTCATGGCCTGATCTATCCCTATGTGGCCGGTGCCATGGCCAATGGGATCTCTTCAGCAAGTCTTGTCAAAACCATGGCTGAAAACGGGATGGTCGGCTTTTTCGGGGCAGGGGGATTAGGCCTGGGGCAGATTGAGTCAACCATTTTGGACCTTAAGTCAAGTCTTAAAGACACCCCTTTTGGGTTTAACCTGATTCACAGCTTGGGGGATCCCGACCATGAGATGGCAACGGTCCGCCTTTACCTGGCCCACGGGATTCGCTTGATTTCCGCTGCCGCCTTTATGCGGATGACCCTGCCCCTTGTCTACTATCGGGTCAAGGGAATCCACAGGAATGAAAATAATGAGATTGTGGTCCCCAATCAGATCATTGCCAAGGTCTCCAGAATTGAAATTGCAAGGCAGTTCTTTTCACCCCCGCCTGAAAAACTGGTGAATAAGTTAAAAGAACTCGGGTGGGTGACTTCCGAAGAAGCCCAATTGGCAACCCAGATTCCCATGGCCCAGGATCTTACGGCAGAAGCGGATTCAGGCGGGCATACAGACAATCGTCCTGCCCTGGCCCTGTTGCCGACCATGATTGCCTTAAAAGAAGAATATATGGAAAAATTTAACTATGATTCTGCCTTGTGTGTGGGTCTGGCAGGCGGCATTGCCACCCCTGAATCCACGGCAGCAGCCTTTGGCATGGGCGCGGCCTATGTGCTGACAGGGTCGGTGAATCAGTCCTGCGTGGAAGCAGGGGTTTGTGAGGATATCAGGCGACTGCTTGCCCAGGCGGAACAGGCAGATGTTGCCATGGCCCCGGCAGCGGATATGTTTGAGATCGGAGCCAGGGTCCAGGTGCTCAAGCGGGGCACCTTGTTTGCCGTGAGGGCGGAAAAACTCTATCAATTGTACAAAACCCATGGGCGGTTTGAAGATATTGATATAAAATTAAGAAAAGAGATCCAGGAAAAATTTCTTTTGACCACCTTTGAAGAGGCCTGGCAGTCCACCCAATCGTTTTTCCTTGCCCAGGGCAATGAAAAAGAGATTCTCAGGGCCCAGGCGGATCCCAAGTATAAAATGGCCCTGGTGTTCAGATCCTATCTGGGCCAGTCCTCCAGGTGGGCCATTCAAGGCGATCCCAAGCGGCGCATGGATTACCAGATCTGGTGCGGACCTGCCATTGGCGCGTTTAATCAATGGACAAAGGGGTCTTTTCTGGAGTCTCATGAAAACAGATTTGCCGCTGAAGTGGGCCTTAATCTGCTGTACGGCGCCTGTGCCTGTACCCGGGCCTCTTTTCTCAGGGCCCAGGGCATGAGTCTTCCCCCGGGCGCCACAAGAGTTTTTCCCATGAAAAAACAAGAGATTCTCTCTTTGATTTAAGGGCTTGGTTGAATGTAAAACTTTTGTCAATTCCCCTATCAATGGGTGATTTCAGGGGTTTTGACCGGTATATTTGGCCCTTAACGTATAAACATTAATTACAAATCTAAAATTGTATCTATGGCACCCAAAAAAACAAATATGATTACCCAGCCCATCGCCATCATCGGCATGGGCTGTATTTTTCCGGAATCCAGGAATCTTAAGGAATACTGGCATTTGCTTTTCAACGGCATTGATGCCATCAAGCCCATTCCCGAAGACTCCCACTGGCAGTTAAAAGACTATTATGATTCTGATCCTGCCTGTCCTGACCATACCTATTGCACCCGGGGCGGATTCATTCCGCCAGTCGCCTTTGACCCCCTGCGCTACGGCATGCCCCCTAAAAATATCCAAGCCACAGACACCTCCCAGCTTCTCGGGCTTGAGGTGGCCAGGATGGCATTGGCAGACGCCGGATACCCGGTGGGCAATTCAGATATTCAAGATAAGAAAGTCAATGTGATTCTGGGGGTTACAGGGACCCAGGAGCTGGTGATTCCTCTGGGGGCAAGGCTTGGGCATCCTGTATGGAAAAAGGCAATGGAGGATGCCGGCATTGATCCTGCCAAGACCCGGGAAATCCTCCAGCGTATGGGCAACGGCTATGCCCAGTGGCAGGAAAATTCATTTCCCGGGCTTTTGGGGAATGTGGTTGCCGGAAGGATTGCCAACCGTCTGAACCTTTCGGGCACCAATTGCGTTTCAGATGCGGCCTGCGCAAGTTCCCTGTCAGCGGTTCATATGGCCATTATGGAACTTGAGTCCGGCCGGTGCGACATGTCCATCACCGGAGGGGTCGATACCCTGAATGATATTTTCATGCACATGTGTTTTTCCAAAACCGGGGTGCTTTCCCATACCAGTGATGCAAAACCCTTTTCCAAGGATGCCGACGGTACGGTTTTAGGGGAAGGAATCGGCATGCTGGTCTTGAAACGGCTGGCAGATGCTGAAAAAGATAAAGACAGAATTTATGCGGTCATCAGGGGGATGGGCACCTCCAGTGACGGTAAAACCTCTGCCGTGTATGCGCCCGAGGCAAAAGGACAGGTCAGGGCCCTTAAAGAGGCCTATGAAACATCCGGGATTGATCCTTTTTCCGTTGGGTTGATCGAAGCCCACGGTACAGGAACCCGGGTGGGAGACAAGGTCGAATTTACCGCATTAAAAACCTATTTCAGCGATGGGGCCAGGCACAATACCACGGCAGTGGGATCTGTAAAATCCATGATCGGTCACACCAAGGCCTCGGCTGGTGCGGCAGGCCTTATTAAATCTGCCCTGGCCCTTCACCACAAGGTGATTCCCCCCACACTCAAGGCGGAAGTGCCTGACCCTGAACTGGATATCAATAACTCCGCCTTTTATCTTAATTCAAGTTCAAAACCCTGGATTCAGGCGGGTAAATCTTCTGAGCCCAGACGTTCAGGCGTTTCCGCCTTTGGGTTTGGCGGATCAAATTTTCATGCCGTGCTTGAAGAATACCAGCCTGAAAAAAGACATGTTTCCTGGGACGGGGCCGTCCAGATTATTGCGGCTTCAGCAGATGATCTTCAGACCCTCTCCCAAAAGCTTGGGCGTATAAGGGACAAGGTTGCAGCCCATGATGCCGGGGATGAGGTCGAGTATTCCCAGGCCCTGGCCTGGCAGGCAGGTGAATCCAGACATCAATTTTCCAGCCAGGATGAGTATAGGATCCTGATTCTGGTCTTAAAAAAGGATTGTTTTTCAGATCTCATGGACCAGGCCCTTGAGGCCATAGACAAACAAGAAGCCCCCATCCCCCCTGTCTTTTTCGGCAAAGGAAAGCCTGACGGGAAACTGGGCTTTGTTTTTCCGGGGCAGGGAAGTCAGTACACAGGCATGGGAAAATCGCTGATCTCTTTTTTCCCCGAGGCCATGGACGCCTTGAAACTGGGTCAGTCCTGTATGGAAAAAATTAATCTGGAACCTGAAACCCGGCCCTTATCCGAGTACATTTATCCTCTGCCTGAACATGTGCAGGATAAAAATGAGGCCCAAAAGGCCCTTCGCAAGACCCAGATTGCCCAGCCTGCCATTGGCGCCGTATCCCTGGCCATGATCCAGATTCTCAAACGGTTTAAGATCGCCCCGGAGATGACATGCGGCCACAGCTTTGGGGAATTGTCCGCCCTTTATGCCGCTGGCTGGATGGATCAAAAAAGTTTTCTTGAGCTTTCCGCAGCCAGGGGCTATCAGATGGCCCAGGCCGGTAAACAAGGGGAGGACCCCGGCAGTATGCTGGCGATCCAGGCCCCCATTGAAACCATCCAGGCTCTTGTTGAAAAACATGGACTGGATCTGGTGCTGGCCAATAAAAATTCTCATACCCAGGGTGTGTTGTCCGGCAGTACAAGTCAGATCGATAGGGCAAAAAAAATCTGTAAACAGGAAAAGGTCCGGGCTGTGAAACTTCCTGTGGCAGCCGCCTTTCACAGCGCCCTTGTTGAAAAGGCAACAGGTCCGTTCAAGGATTTTCTGTCCAAAAAGATATTAACCCCCACCCATGTTGATGTATTGTCCAATACCACGGGCAAATCCTATCCCCGGAATAAAAAAGAGAGCAAGGATCTGCTTGGCAACCAGCTCATGCATCCGGTAAATTTTATTGACGACATTGAATACATGCATGAAAAAGGGGTTTCCACATTTCTTGAAATTGGCCCTAAAACCGTTCTTTCAGGTCTGATCCGGTCCATTTTAAAGGATGAAAAAATTCAGGCCTGGGCCCTGGACAACGCGTCGGGCAAAGATTCAGGTCTTCATGACCTGGGCACAGCCTTGTGCCGGGTGGCTGCCAGTGGATACGGTGTTGATCTTAGGTGCTG
It encodes:
- a CDS encoding response regulator, which translates into the protein MIPLGFMAMEVGVILVLVLEQKKMFTTIASQKKNAEAMNQQLIQAKERAETANAAKSRFLATMSHEIRTPMNGVMGMNRLLLDTALTSEQAGYAMAAKESSESLLTLINDILDFSEIEAGKMDLEEVEFNLHTLLNNFIYTMGYRARGKKLQLIFEPDSKNPVFVKGDPGRLRQVLTNLVDNAIKFTPKGHIRVGTKLQSQTATHLEMKFTIQDTGIGIPQEKQGMLFKDFTQVDSSDSRKYGGTGLGLAICKQLTELMGGSIQVKSEEKKGALFSFTIQLKASHPKPSFKSPDGVVGFKVLVMDPVGHSGKLMKQTLESWSLPVCLTQDAAGGIEALKEAAAAGEPFELVIFDPDLPDMDGHALVSILKQVHEISTLSLVVVSAAGQRGDAVLYHEMGVSAYFTRPVINSDLYNCLVMIKEQKEKTKADPSGLITRHSLQTRKNARYKLLLVEDHPINQQVAKGMLKKLGYDADLVFDGAQAVRALKETSYTLVLMDVQMPVMGGFEATRIIRESSPGILNPDIPIIAMTANAMAEDRQKCLDAGMDDYIPKPIRPEMLSAVLEKWISKVPS
- a CDS encoding PfaD family polyunsaturated fatty acid/polyketide biosynthesis protein; amino-acid sequence: MTIQSVLHKIISQVGRSGFITESNGEIFFSEEKTISLPLSANQAFLPGIAPQDLGDSEFKKRHGLIYPYVAGAMANGISSASLVKTMAENGMVGFFGAGGLGLGQIESTILDLKSSLKDTPFGFNLIHSLGDPDHEMATVRLYLAHGIRLISAAAFMRMTLPLVYYRVKGIHRNENNEIVVPNQIIAKVSRIEIARQFFSPPPEKLVNKLKELGWVTSEEAQLATQIPMAQDLTAEADSGGHTDNRPALALLPTMIALKEEYMEKFNYDSALCVGLAGGIATPESTAAAFGMGAAYVLTGSVNQSCVEAGVCEDIRRLLAQAEQADVAMAPAADMFEIGARVQVLKRGTLFAVRAEKLYQLYKTHGRFEDIDIKLRKEIQEKFLLTTFEEAWQSTQSFFLAQGNEKEILRAQADPKYKMALVFRSYLGQSSRWAIQGDPKRRMDYQIWCGPAIGAFNQWTKGSFLESHENRFAAEVGLNLLYGACACTRASFLRAQGMSLPPGATRVFPMKKQEILSLI